The region CATATGAGTTGATTAGGCAAGCTTTTAGAAATGGCTCTCTTATACGCATTTAAAAGTATTTCCTTTATAATGTTATTCAGTATCTCTTTAAGGACTTGCTAGTGTAgttttttgtgttatttttctATGTAAATAAAACTTAtgcaaatatatatttaaaattataaattagtgATAAGTCTAgtgtttgaaaaaaaattcaatgtttGTCCTTTGATTCTTATAAGTGTTAAAAGAGTAGATTGATTATCATTAATTCTaaggttaaaataaaaatatggataaataattttaagtaatataaattttaaatataataaataaataaatagtatatatttaaaataatgaaataaataaatcaacaaAATATCAGTTTAAAAccagtaaaataaaaaacaattaagaaattgtcaaaataattaatttcaaaccTTAACTTAGTCGATCTCATTACTTTTGTCCACATTTCATTTCTCTCATAAAGAGAGTAAATTACATTCATTTCCCTGAAACCTCGAAACCGTCCATCTTGACTCTGGATCATTCTTTTCTGTGTTCTCTCCATtatgtaaatatatatatatatatatatatatttaaaattataaattactgATAAGTCTAgtgtttgaaaaaaaattcaatttttttcctttgattCTTATAagtgttaaaacttaaaagagtAGATTGATTCTCATaagattgataaattattttaagtAATATaagtttaaatataaaattaaataagtaatatatatttaaaataatgaaataaattaatcaaCAAAATATCAGTTTCAAACcagtaaaattaaaaacaattaagaaattgtaaaaataaataatttcaagtcTTAACTAAGTCGATCTCATTACTTTTGTCCACATTTCATTTCTTTCATAAAGAGAGTAAATTACATTCATTTCCCCAAAACCTCGAAACCTCCATCTTGACTCTGGatccttcttttctttgttctttcaattttctcctttttttcttctttagtaACATTGAATCTATATATGTCGACCTCATCACCTTTGTCCACGTTTCATTTCTCTCCTAAAGAGAGTAAATTACATCCATTCCCCCAAACCTCGAAATCGTCCCTCTTGAATCTTGATCACTCTTTTCGGTGTTCTTTCCATTTTTTCCCTCTCCTTCTTCATCAATAACATTGAATTTATGTTGACCTCATCCCCTTTGTCCACATTTCATTTCTCTCCTAACAAGAGTAAATTACATCCATTCCCCCAAACCTCGAAATCGTCCCTCTTTACTTTGGGTTACTCTTTTATGGCGATCTTTCCATTTTCTccctctctttcttcttcaataaCATTGAATTCATAGAAACCTAATGTAGGCAACATGCGGAGGTTCATGGAaagctttctttctttcatgaACACGCGTACTCAAGGTGGCGATGAAACATGAAAACTTGCGCTAAGATGCCATTCAACATTTATGTTCATTAATTATGGAGGAGAAATTTCAACGTAAGTGGCGAAATTCACTTAACTGAGCAATAGAGTCAATATATTAATGTCTAGCTCCAAAACAAATTAATGTCAAATTGAATATGGGAAGAAAATTCACAAAGAAGGAGCCAAAAAGTATTGAAAGATGGTTGAAAGGTAGACCCCACACACTTAATGCAAGCGGTTCTCTAATGTTCTCCCCACACTATAAATAAGGGTCTTGTAAAACCTTTATTTTCATCTTTCTCAAGTATTGTTGTGTTCACTAACAAAATGAATATCAAGccttttattttcttatgttCTCTTTCTGTTGTGGTTCTCATCTCTACGGTGTTGGCTGACAGACTATCTAGAGATGAGATTCGAGGTATGAACCAAAAGATCTTTTAACTTGTGCATATGTACTCGATATTTGTGAATAACATGATATTATAGTGAATTTGTTTGTCAAATGTCATTTTTCCGTGCATGTTATTGTTTGGTCTTTTGGTAAACCTTTCTAGCTAACTCAAGTTATGTTATTTATGATGAAGCTGCTGGTGGAATTCATGAAAGTCTTGTGGGGTGTGATCGCCAGAAAGAATATTGTAAGTACTTTAATTCCTCCTCTGGTGGTTTGTTTTAATATGGTGACATTATGCTAAGCTAATTACATGAAATTATCTAGCTCTAAATGGTGAAAAGATGAATATGGAAGCTTATCATACAAATTGCAAAGGCGgatatggtggtggtgggactGGTGGTGGAGGAagcggtggaggtggtggtggcggcggcggtggtggcggcggcagtGGTGGAAGTGGTGAAGGgggttatggtggtggtggtagtgggaGTGGAGGATCAGGTGGTGGAAGTGGAGGAGGCGGCGATGgaagtggtggaggtggtgggagtggaggaagtggtggtggtagtgaagGTGGAGGAAGCAGTGGTGGTGGAAGTGGTGGAGGTAGTTATGGAGGCGGAGGAAGTAGTGGTGGAAGTGGAGGAGGTGGTAGTGAAGGTGGAGGaagcagtggtggtggtagtggaggAAGCGGTGGAAGTGGTAGTGAAGGTGGAGGaagcagtggtggtggtagtggaggAAGCAGTGGAAGTGGTtatggcggcggtggtggaagtggaggaagcggtggaggtggaggaagcGGAGGAGGTGGTAGTGAAGGTGGAGGAAGTagtggaagtggtggtggtggcagtggaaGTGGTGGAGGTGGTTATAGCGGCGGTGGTGGAAGCGGGAGTGGAGGAAGTGGAGGAGGTGGTAGTGAAGGCGGAGGAAGTGGTGGGGGTGGTTATAGTGGTGGTGGAAGCAGTGGCAggagtggtggtggaggcggagGTGGAAGTGGTGGCGGAAGCGGAGGTGGAGGCGGTCATAGCGGTGGTGgaagtggtggaggtggtggaagCGGTGGTGAAGGAGGTGGAAGCGGAGGAGGaggttatggtggtggtggtggtagtggaggAGAAGGTGGTGGAGGTGGCAGTGCAGGAGGAAGTGGAGGGGGAAGTTGTGGGGGAAGCGGTCATCACAAAGGGTCTAGCGGCCATCATGGTCATCATGGCCATAAAGGAGGTGGTGGGAAAGGAGGAAAAGGCGGAGGGTATTAAAGATTTGGTAATGGAGACTATGATAATTAGAATAAAGACAAAGTGATTA is a window of Lotus japonicus ecotype B-129 chromosome 5, LjGifu_v1.2 DNA encoding:
- the LOC130719839 gene encoding uncharacterized protein LOC130719839; the encoded protein is MNIKPFIFLCSLSVVVLISTVLADRLSRDEIRAAGGIHESLVGCDRQKEYSLNGEKMNMEAYHTNCKGGYGGGGTGGGGSGGGGGGGGGGGGGSGGSGEGGYGGGGSGSGGSGGGSGGGGDGSGGGGGSGGSGGGSEGGGSSGGGSGGGSYGGGGSSGGSGGGGSEGGGSSGGGSGGSGGSGSEGGGSSGGGSGGSSGSGYGGGGGSGGSGGGGGSGGGGSEGGGSSGSGGGGSGSGGGGYSGGGGSGSGGSGGGGSEGGGSGGGGYSGGGSSGRSGGGGGGGSGGGSGGGGGHSGGGSGGGGGSGGEGGGSGGGGYGGGGGSGGEGGGGGSAGGSGGGSCGGSGHHKGSSGHHGHHGHKGGGGKGGKGGGY